The region CTATCGATGATGAAGGCAAATGGTTCCGCTACCATCACCTGTTTATGGACTCGCTTTATAAACAGCTGGAATCGAATCAGCCTGAAGCTTTACATATTCTTCACAGCCGGGCCAGCCAGTGGTTTGAAAGCCAGGGTATGATTGAAAAAGCTATTGACCATGCCCTGGAGGCGGAAGAGTTTGAACGTTCGGTAAAACTGATTCAAGGTGTCGGTCATTCGCTGCTGGAGCATGACCGGCTGGATTTGCTTTATAACTGGATAACCAGGCTGCCTGAAGAGTTCCTCGTTGATAATATATGGATTCGCATGATCAGTGTTATCATTTCCCAGGCTGATATACAGCTGGATAAAAAAGATGCGTTTCTTCAGCGTGTCAACTATCCGGACGGTTCTCTGGATATATCGGTGCAGGAGTCCCCGTTTTCTGCATCGGCTCTGGGACTGACTACCTATATTAAGTCAGCGGAAACCTACAATAACGGTAATATACTCCAGACAATCAAGCTTTGTACCAGGGGGCTTAAGGCCCTTCCCCAGCAAGAGGAAATGGCGCGTTGTTCTCTTTACCTGGTACTTGGTTTGGCTTATTGGGTAAAGGGCGACCTGACGGAATCCTACAATAGCTTTTTGGAGTGCGCCAGGGCAGCCAAGAACAGGGAGCACTATCGCTTTACGGCCCTGGCGAATATCGCTATCGCCCATATCAGGTTCAACTGGGGCCACCTGTATAGCGCCGCGGAAACTTGCCGGGAAGCGATTTACCTGGGTAAAGGTAGAGATACCAAGGAAACATCCTTGGGGGCCCTGGCTCATATTCTTTTAGCCGAGATATTATACCAGTGGAATTGCCTGGATGAAGCCAAAGAAAATATTGTCCGGGCTATTGACCTGGGCAAATGGTACGTAGAACCTATTATAGACTTTGACGGACACCGGACCATTGTCCCGGTAGTCTCATTGAACAGCAATATGTCCTTGGCGCGGATAAACATCGCCCAGAAAAATACCGAGGTCGCGCTGGAAATTTGCCGTCAGGCGAGAATGACCTTACGGACCACCATAGGGTATGTTCAATCTGATATTTATATGACCCGCTTATGGTTGTTGCTGGGTTACGTGTCCGCGGCGGAGGATTCCATTCATAGCTGGATAAAATATTTATCGCCGCTGGCGGACGGCACGCTTTCGGAATACTATGGGCGCGTGCCTTCATACGGTATATACGGTAGAGATATCCGCGCTATCTGGTCGGAGATACCTTTATTAACTCTCATTCGTTTGAGACTGGCGCAGCGGAAATTCAGTGAGGCGCTTGAGCTTCTGGAAAAATTGTACAAGGACATCAAGGCAAGACAGTGGACGCACCTGGCGATTGAGTGTCTGGTTCTGAAATCCCTGATTCTCAACGCTTCCGGAAAACCGGCGGAAGCGCTGAAAACACTGGAAAAAGTCCTGGCGATGACGGAGAAAGAGTCCTATATACGTATCTATGTCGATGAAGGTCGCCCGATGTACGATTTGCTTCAGCAGGCCGCCCGCAAAGGTGTCGCTCCTGACTACGTATCTAAATTATTGAGCATGTTTGATATGCCTTCGGCCAACGCTTCAAAACAGACCGGGACCCAAGGCGCCTCTCCTTTGGCGCTGAGAAACAACCATAAATCCCAGTTCCTGACCAGGCGGGAATCAGAAGTGCTTGACCTGATAAGTACCGGTTTTTCCAACCAGGAAATTGCTTCC is a window of Dehalococcoidales bacterium DNA encoding:
- a CDS encoding LuxR C-terminal-related transcriptional regulator produces the protein MSISNLSLGRTEKNAIFEQPLTKLYIPLIPKDFLERHRLKERFNAALSQKLIFVTAPPGYGKTTFVSEALSNVQRPIAWLSLDKSDNDLYRFWTNLILALRNIKPGLGESALSKLQNHLSIESTLTALVNEITENAPRIVIVLDDYHKVKSKAIHDSLAFFMKYFPDQSCLIILSRVDPQLFLDKLCCPVKIKRNDLQFTPEDTLSFLRDIMGYSLSGDELDTIQRHTEGWVAGLKMVAAAMQGNSGFAGVISAFKETRKEIMEYLVREVLNQEAEPIRRFLLETSILDRLNESLCNAVTDKKDSRKILETLVSRNLFLQPIDDEGKWFRYHHLFMDSLYKQLESNQPEALHILHSRASQWFESQGMIEKAIDHALEAEEFERSVKLIQGVGHSLLEHDRLDLLYNWITRLPEEFLVDNIWIRMISVIISQADIQLDKKDAFLQRVNYPDGSLDISVQESPFSASALGLTTYIKSAETYNNGNILQTIKLCTRGLKALPQQEEMARCSLYLVLGLAYWVKGDLTESYNSFLECARAAKNREHYRFTALANIAIAHIRFNWGHLYSAAETCREAIYLGKGRDTKETSLGALAHILLAEILYQWNCLDEAKENIVRAIDLGKWYVEPIIDFDGHRTIVPVVSLNSNMSLARINIAQKNTEVALEICRQARMTLRTTIGYVQSDIYMTRLWLLLGYVSAAEDSIHSWIKYLSPLADGTLSEYYGRVPSYGIYGRDIRAIWSEIPLLTLIRLRLAQRKFSEALELLEKLYKDIKARQWTHLAIECLVLKSLILNASGKPAEALKTLEKVLAMTEKESYIRIYVDEGRPMYDLLQQAARKGVAPDYVSKLLSMFDMPSANASKQTGTQGASPLALRNNHKSQFLTRRESEVLDLISTGFSNQEIASKLFISLYTVKNHIHNIYGKLDVNRRTQVIIRQGKDIE